A portion of the Tepidanaerobacter syntrophicus genome contains these proteins:
- a CDS encoding SDR family NAD(P)-dependent oxidoreductase — protein sequence MNERITKTQFDYFGLEGKTTIVTGSGNGIGRATAIMLAKLGSNITVCDIENESANNVKKEIVNNGGRAIGIRCDVCQLEDIRNTIDKTIEEFGDIDILINNAAGCGGGKTIDDMTYEEWNRLIQLNLTSAYMFTMEVLPYMKAKMHGKIVMVSSGAGIVGDFSDPHYAASKAGMIGLGKELANELTAYRINVNILGTGLTDTRMSRSNLWNKKTQQVPWYRIGLPEDQAAAIAYMVSESADYLTGQVICPNGGAWM from the coding sequence ATGAATGAAAGAATAACTAAAACACAATTTGATTATTTTGGTCTTGAAGGAAAAACTACAATTGTTACAGGTTCAGGAAATGGAATTGGCCGTGCAACAGCTATAATGTTGGCAAAATTAGGATCTAATATAACTGTATGCGATATTGAAAATGAGAGCGCTAATAATGTTAAAAAAGAAATAGTAAACAATGGAGGAAGGGCAATCGGCATAAGGTGTGATGTATGCCAGCTGGAAGATATAAGGAATACTATCGATAAAACTATAGAAGAATTTGGCGATATTGATATTCTAATCAATAATGCTGCTGGTTGTGGTGGAGGCAAAACAATCGACGACATGACCTATGAGGAGTGGAATCGCCTTATACAACTCAATCTTACAAGTGCTTATATGTTTACCATGGAAGTTCTTCCTTATATGAAAGCGAAAATGCATGGAAAAATAGTTATGGTCAGTTCGGGAGCAGGAATAGTAGGAGATTTTTCAGATCCTCATTATGCAGCATCAAAAGCCGGAATGATAGGACTTGGAAAAGAATTAGCTAATGAATTAACTGCATATCGAATAAATGTGAATATTCTAGGCACTGGACTTACAGATACACGAATGTCAAGATCTAATTTATGGAATAAAAAAACGCAACAGGTGCCATGGTATCGCATAGGTTTACCTGAGGATCAAGCAGCTGCGATAGCTTACATGGTCTCTGAATCAGCTGATTATCTTACCGGTCAAGTAATTTGTCCAAATGGTGGTGCTTGGATGTAG
- a CDS encoding SDR family NAD(P)-dependent oxidoreductase, with product MKKDTLDYLGIGEKTAIVTGGGRGIGRAISISLARYGVKVVVCDINDKNGNSTLNEITSHGDKGTYFQCDVSNPLQVRQLSKFTAETFGGIDIVVNNAGIGSVSIPFEQISDEEWDKMLRVNLTGPFYVCKETIPYMKTQKHGKIVNISSGSGIIGAEFCAHYAASKAGLIGFTQSIAKELGPFKINANVIAVPTTETPMLAETNFDVFVEDELKEIPWGRIGTPQDVANMVLYLSSDASEYVTGQVLAPNGGRRTPI from the coding sequence ATGAAAAAAGATACTTTGGATTACTTAGGAATAGGCGAAAAGACGGCAATAGTTACAGGGGGCGGAAGAGGCATAGGACGTGCAATATCTATTTCTCTTGCAAGATATGGAGTGAAAGTAGTCGTGTGTGACATAAATGATAAAAATGGAAATTCTACACTAAATGAAATAACATCGCATGGAGATAAGGGAACATACTTTCAGTGTGATGTGTCTAATCCATTGCAAGTGAGACAGCTTTCCAAATTTACTGCTGAAACCTTTGGAGGTATTGATATCGTTGTTAATAATGCAGGCATAGGTTCTGTTTCTATTCCGTTTGAGCAGATAAGCGATGAAGAATGGGATAAAATGTTACGAGTTAATTTGACAGGTCCATTTTATGTTTGCAAAGAAACAATTCCGTATATGAAAACCCAAAAGCATGGCAAGATTGTAAATATTAGTTCTGGTTCAGGAATTATAGGAGCTGAATTTTGCGCCCATTATGCAGCATCGAAAGCAGGTCTTATAGGATTTACTCAATCAATCGCCAAAGAATTAGGACCTTTTAAAATAAATGCAAATGTAATTGCCGTTCCAACAACCGAAACCCCAATGTTAGCCGAAACGAATTTTGACGTGTTTGTAGAAGATGAACTGAAAGAAATACCATGGGGTCGCATAGGCACACCTCAAGATGTTGCAAATATGGTTTTGTATTTGTCATCAGATGCATCTGAGTATGTAACAGGCCAAGTTTTAGCTCCTAACGGTGGCAGGCGGACACCAATTTGA
- a CDS encoding amidohydrolase family protein, with product MIGIHLSVATNKELKIYSQSGAAMVLCSGSEAIINGNVPPVLKFSEYSNRLALGSDQTPGGNSSNMFNKMKLTVLLNKCKYNNPAIFPSWKILKMVTIDSAKALGMDSTIGSTEKRKKPM from the coding sequence CTGATCGGAATTCATCTTTCAGTTGCTACTAATAAAGAGTTAAAAATATATTCACAATCTGGTGCAGCAATGGTTTTGTGTTCAGGGAGTGAGGCCATAATTAATGGAAATGTTCCACCAGTTTTGAAATTTAGTGAGTACAGTAATCGTCTCGCTTTAGGCTCTGATCAAACACCTGGCGGAAATTCTAGTAATATGTTTAATAAAATGAAACTGACGGTATTGCTAAATAAATGCAAATATAATAATCCAGCTATTTTTCCTAGCTGGAAAATACTCAAGATGGTCACAATCGACAGTGCTAAAGCTTTAGGGATGGATAGCACTATAGGTTCTACTGAAAAAAGAAAAAAGCCAATGTAA
- a CDS encoding ABC transporter ATP-binding protein translates to MLKVENLSFSYGKIRAITNVSFELKDGEIMAIIGANGAGKSSLMKCIAGLLKPQAGNIWFGKIKLEPPPFKAVKKGVVLVPEGRWIFPNLSVEDNLLLGGYIIKDQRPGLKRAYNMFPWMEERKTQRAGTLSGGEQQMLAIARGLMSNPEFLLLDEPSLGLAPLIVNDIIELIKMINAQGISILLVEQNARKALGIAHQACVLEGGKIVKRGSGKELSADEEIIAAYLGKKKIESEE, encoded by the coding sequence ATGCTCAAAGTTGAAAATCTTAGTTTTTCCTATGGGAAAATTCGTGCAATAACAAATGTAAGTTTTGAGCTTAAAGATGGTGAAATCATGGCTATTATAGGAGCAAATGGTGCGGGCAAATCTTCTTTAATGAAATGTATAGCTGGCCTTCTAAAACCTCAAGCAGGTAATATATGGTTTGGTAAAATCAAACTTGAGCCCCCACCTTTCAAAGCTGTAAAAAAAGGTGTAGTTTTGGTGCCAGAAGGTAGGTGGATATTCCCAAATTTATCAGTTGAAGATAATCTTTTGTTAGGAGGCTACATAATAAAGGATCAGAGACCAGGCTTAAAAAGGGCATATAATATGTTTCCGTGGATGGAAGAGCGCAAAACTCAACGAGCAGGGACTTTGTCAGGTGGCGAACAACAAATGTTAGCCATTGCGCGAGGCTTAATGTCAAATCCTGAATTTTTACTTTTAGACGAACCTTCTCTTGGCCTTGCACCACTCATAGTTAATGACATCATCGAACTAATAAAAATGATAAATGCTCAGGGAATTTCCATATTACTTGTAGAACAGAATGCGCGCAAAGCTCTTGGGATAGCTCATCAAGCATGCGTATTAGAAGGGGGAAAGATTGTAAAAAGGGGAAGCGGAAAAGAACTATCTGCCGACGAAGAAATAATTGCAGCTTATTTAGGAAAGAAAAAAATAGAAAGCGAGGAATAA
- a CDS encoding amidohydrolase family protein encodes MEENRCIKNRKSSMAMITETVKAGTATMCDYDNPMKKIIKNHIKIGTHTCVAQEINILPLNAFKIPLPIGELYPLDVSIENSRLEESKKLIEEYNNSYNGRITCMLGPEAPDRVTKGVLSEVNELSKKFSLNIHMHVACGTR; translated from the coding sequence TTGGAAGAAAATAGATGTATAAAAAACCGTAAAAGTTCTATGGCTATGATTACCGAAACAGTAAAAGCAGGGACAGCAACTATGTGCGACTATGATAATCCAATGAAGAAAATTATAAAAAATCATATAAAAATAGGTACTCATACATGTGTGGCTCAAGAAATAAATATACTCCCTTTAAATGCTTTTAAAATACCTCTACCTATTGGTGAGCTATACCCGCTTGATGTAAGTATAGAAAATTCAAGACTTGAAGAAAGCAAAAAACTTATTGAAGAATATAACAATAGTTATAATGGACGAATAACATGTATGCTTGGTCCTGAGGCGCCGGATAGAGTTACTAAAGGAGTCTTGAGCGAAGTAAACGAACTTTCTAAAAAATTTAGCCTTAACATTCATATGCATGTGGCATGTGGTACGCGATAA